The Carassius carassius chromosome 32, fCarCar2.1, whole genome shotgun sequence DNA window tccaataaatgtttatttgcaactgttaatcatcttcaaacatttacaccattcaggtttaaccttacagcagtgctcaatactgtcagacttttacaatccttcatcacttgaattaagatgatcaaatttgaacacatgtctgcatgtctgcttcattaatttccacatggggcggactgggataaaatttcagaccgggaaatctcaaactcatacaaacaaattcatggacaacactattttttgtatggacctgatataaaaaaagatttaaatctttagtttggggacatgcaaaataattaaaagttctctcctgaacttcaccttcacttcatttcttttttcttttcagtctctttattttgccctgttatccatctacctcatgactttaacactcaagatttaacaaaactatactttctaatggcgcgtttccaccgagaggtacggtacggtacgggtcgggtcagtaaccttttatttgcgtttccactgccaaaagttgagaatggtaccaaaaagccgaaccgtaccgtaccactttttgggtacccttccgttggggtacctagcacagtggaacggtactaaagggtggagctagactcactgcagaacgttgattggttgacagagaatcgtcatttgcgcgtgccgcaaggggaaagacacaacacacgaggcgccatttttaaattacaacaacgtCGCAACAATGTCGCCGCGCAGCATAACTTTACCGTGGTCGACCCAGGAGGTGCAGACCTTCTTGGGTATCATCGGTGAAGAAAGGGTGCAAAGGGAACTCGATGGCATGGTGAGAAACAAAAAggtttttcagcatgtttctgAGAGGATGGCTGTCGAGGGTTACCAGCGGACGTCCGAGCAGTGCCGCATTAAATGCAAGAAACTGCGGAGTGACTATCGTAAGGTGAAAGACCACAACAGCCGGAGTGGTGTTCAcagaaaaaattggaagtggCTAGAAATGATGGATGCCATCTACGGGCACAGACCGGCGAGTTTGGGACGAGAAGGAGGCATCGATACGGCTACCTCGTTGCTGGAGTCGATGATGGAGCCTCCTGGTaagtttgtaattgtgaaatttaacGTTAGTATACATCGATCACGGGAAAGCTTACGTTCAATGCACAACtcggtacgggtcgggtctgttaaccatgatttggctagcgtttccaccgccaacagtacccttacttgataggcgtggtgtattcgagaaagtagtgataacgtcacttgataggcgtggtgtatgacggaaagtagcttgacgtcattcgatcgcgcgggaagaggaaagttcaccgcaaacaacaatggaggacataCAGCAGATCCTATTCTTGCTTCTCGGTGTGTGGCTGTTTATCTCAAGGAAGAGACAATATTTGTTTGAGCAAAGGCTACATGCTGCAAGGAAAAACACAGCGGAAAAATACAGGGGAATTTGGGAAATTTTAAGGAGCTGGGACGAGACAGACAACCGCGCGAGTAAAGACAAGGCAAGACAAACACGACGGCGTAGGCGGGTAAGCTTGAGCTAAGCTAActtttttatgtcatgtattaatgtatttcgtCTTATGTGCTAACTAAGCAATATTGTTATAGATTAAATAACCCTACACTgaataaataagtacaataagccctgcctgtgaaaccagattttaactgtgccaactgtaaactacagtctattcattaagcacaatgaaggttactttttaagatcattaaacttttacatgaatctgttgatgcctatattattacaagtgcaatactagttgtggttaatgatagattagaagtataattttgagaaaatagttatatctgtaatctattttttctttgtgctttaatgacaccaaagttccctctctggtgcagtatattagatattttaacaaatttatatattCTATCGTGTCCAAGGGTAACTCTTACAATGTTTataatactttatgtattttttcatccgGCGTATGATAGTTGCCCTTTTAATTAAATGACCCACCATCACTGCGACATTGTATTAatcttaacttttttgtttgtttgttttctagataCTCAATCTGGTGCAAAATCAGCGCCGCAGACCAACCGTTTGGACTTTCAGCCGCTCAAATGACTGGTGGGATGTGATCGTTccaggattcacacacacacagtggttgaacaacttcaggatgtctgaagaaacatttatattcctTTGTGCCATGGTGCATCCAGCAATGGAAAAGCAGGACACAAACTACAGAGAGTGTGTTCCCCTTAAGAAAAGAGTTGCCATTGCACTATGGAAGCTTGCAACCAACAGCGACTACAGAAGTATAGGCCATCTTTTTGGTGTCAGCAGAACAACAGTGTGTCGGTGCGTCCAGGAATTCTGCAAGgccgctagcatgttgttagttccAGAACAGATATGTTTCCCTGACCAGCAGAAGTTCAAAGAGATGGCAGCCTACTTTGAGAACCGGTGGGGGCTTTCACAGTGTGTTGGTGCCATTGATGGGTCACACATACCCATAATAGCCCCAAAGGAGTACCACTGCGATTACTTTAATAGAAAAGGCTGGCATTCCATCATCCTGCAAGGAGTAGTTGACGGAAAAGGACTATTTTGGAGTGCATATGCAGGAATGGCTGGAAGTTTGCATGATGCTCGGGTTCTGAGACTATCTACATTGTGGGAGTTGGTCGAGCGTGGAAGCCTCTACCCAGCTTGCACCAGGAATATCAGTGGGGTGAATGCTGGCTTTTATGTGCTAGGAGACTCTGCCTACCCTTTGCAGAATTGGCTCCTAAAACCATTCCCTGACAATGGCCGGCTGACAGCAGAACAACTGAcctacaacaaaaaagtgtgcagGGCTCGGGTGGTGGTAGAAAATGCTTTTGGGAGACTCAAAGGAAGGTGGCGGTGCCTTATGAAGAGGAATGACAGCGACATCGAACTGGTGAAGTCCATGGTGTTGACTTGTTGTGCTCTGCACAATCTTTGTGAAAGGCATGGAGAGGATTACCAGCACGAATGGGATAcacctgttgctgcagagcctgtGGTGCCACTGGCACAGGGTGCAGAGGAGGAGGGCAGGGATGTACGTGAGGGTCTGATGCGTTATTTGAACAGTTAAATCTGTTTTACAGATAGCAAAGGCACACCTGTGTAAACGCTAAGTTTTGATTGTATGGACATGAATAAATCCTTTTTACTTTTACCCTGCCTcttcatattttgtgaaatatttttgccgcTGCCTCTTATGTAGATGGTGTTTAAACATGaggtataattcattttgggtaactaTATCAAATGGCCAATCTGGTAACGCTTAAGATAATACTGCGCAAGTATACATAATTTACAGCATACCTTTTGGTAATTATAGAGTGTGTACATGTAATTATAggggaacaatttataatatttggtgaataaaggagtaacaaccatgaaaaatacaaataaaatgcagtatttcaTAACTAAGCTACCCAACTAAgggctaattattttaatattacatggtATGTAGCTTATGACCTATTATGCTAAAAAACATGggaaattacaaataatttatgcagtaattcatGATTACAGCCCGGAAAGTACTGCGTAAGTACACCGAATTTACAGCGTACCTTTCTGTAATTATTGTACATACTTTATAAGTACACGTGTAATTATAagggaacaatttataatatttataatattaatttataatatttggggtAAAGGACTTATTACTCTGCAATACCtatgactgtaaaaataaataaattcagattttgtttgcaataaatgtaaagtaacacattgctaACTAATTTGTATTTAAGGCAAGCATAATCTCCCAAATGGCCATTATGGCCAAGGTAGCAAACAATAGATGTCATTGACACCAGATGACAGGAACATTAATAA harbors:
- the LOC132113110 gene encoding putative nuclease HARBI1 — protein: MVHPAMEKQDTNYRECVPLKKRVAIALWKLATNSDYRSIGHLFGVSRTTVCRCVQEFCKAASMLLVPEQICFPDQQKFKEMAAYFENRWGLSQCVGAIDGSHIPIIAPKEYHCDYFNRKGWHSIILQGVVDGKGLFWSAYAGMAGSLHDARVLRLSTLWELVERGSLYPACTRNISGVNAGFYVLGDSAYPLQNWLLKPFPDNGRLTAEQLTYNKKVCRARVVVENAFGRLKGRWRCLMKRNDSDIELVKSMVLTCCALHNLCERHGEDYQHEWDTPVAAEPVVPLAQGAEEEGRDVREGLMRYLNS